The following are from one region of the Terriglobia bacterium genome:
- a CDS encoding sugar kinase has protein sequence MQKAQKPADRLVKIIEQFSKLSITVLGDLIADEFIYGEISRVSREAPVLILRHRNRTVVPGGAGNAIYNLADLGVTVLPVGVIGDDEAGRMLLHAFRQKHISVSAIRRIKGRGTVTKTRVLAGTTHSPRQQVIRVDREPETPLDRAAVRDLTFQARGYVRASDALLISDYGYGAATPEIFDNIRSRASLNGVPVTLDSRYRTLAYSGVTAATPNESELEEVLGTRIGNDNARLFATGKAVMQKMKLQSLLVTRGKDGMVVFSRGNKPVPIPIYGSDEVADVTGAGDTVIATYTAALAAGADPESAARLANYAGGIVVMKRGTATVTRAELLRAVMEG, from the coding sequence ATGCAAAAAGCCCAAAAACCGGCCGACCGCCTCGTCAAAATCATCGAGCAGTTTTCCAAGCTCAGCATAACCGTCCTGGGCGACCTGATTGCCGACGAGTTTATCTATGGCGAAATCTCGCGCGTCTCGCGGGAAGCGCCGGTGCTCATCCTGCGCCATCGTAACCGCACGGTCGTCCCGGGCGGTGCGGGCAATGCCATTTACAACCTGGCCGATCTGGGAGTGACGGTCCTCCCTGTTGGCGTTATCGGCGACGACGAAGCCGGCCGCATGCTGCTACATGCATTCCGGCAAAAACATATTTCTGTGAGCGCCATACGCAGGATCAAGGGCCGTGGAACGGTTACCAAGACGCGCGTCCTTGCCGGAACCACGCACTCGCCCCGCCAGCAGGTCATACGGGTGGACCGGGAACCGGAAACGCCGCTGGACCGAGCCGCCGTTCGTGACCTCACGTTTCAGGCCCGCGGCTATGTCCGCGCCTCCGACGCGTTGCTGATCTCCGATTACGGCTATGGAGCAGCCACCCCGGAAATTTTTGACAACATCCGCTCGCGCGCTTCTCTCAACGGCGTTCCCGTAACCCTCGATTCGCGCTATCGCACGCTGGCTTACAGTGGCGTTACGGCCGCCACGCCGAATGAATCAGAGTTGGAAGAGGTCCTGGGAACACGCATCGGCAATGACAACGCTCGCCTCTTCGCCACCGGCAAGGCCGTGATGCAGAAAATGAAATTGCAGTCCCTGCTGGTGACGCGCGGCAAGGACGGCATGGTGGTTTTTTCCCGCGGCAACAAGCCGGTTCCTATACCGATTTATGGCTCAGATGAAGTGGCTGACGTTACCGGGGCCGGGGACACTGTCATAGCCACCTACACTGCCGCGCTTGCCGCCGGGGCCGACCCAGAATCTGCCGCGCGCCTGGCAAATTACGCCGGAGGCATTGTAGTGATGAAACGCGGAACCGCTACGGTAACCCGCGCTGAACTGCTGCGCGCCGTAATGGAGGGATAA
- the gatB gene encoding Asp-tRNA(Asn)/Glu-tRNA(Gln) amidotransferase subunit GatB, which translates to MPASPKPASSLSSALREKYEPVIGLEVHVQLLTQTKIFCGCSTQFGAPPNTNVCPVCLGLPGALPVLNKRAVEFAVLASQALNCQVRETSIFARKNYFYPDLPKGYQISQFDKPLAEHGYIEITQAGGGSKKIGITRLHMEEDAGKSIHDGLVDSNTYTSIDLNRSGTPLVEIVSEPDMRSADEAFEYLTLLKEIILYTGVSDCNMEEGSLRCDANVSVRPRGEEKFGTKAEIKNVNSFRFIRDAIEYEIDRQIEALEAGERIQQETRLYNAQEGRTYSMRSKEQAHDYRYFPEPDLLPLVVDARKQEGIRKTLPELPEARRKRMVADYGITEYDARVLTVTKSLADQFEEAAKAAKNPKRVANLVQGELMGRLKAASLEIEQSPISMKGVALSADLAESGAISSKILKDLYDKAFASHEDFPAVYEREKPQQITDVAALEKIIDEIIAANPKQLEQYRAGKTTILGFFVGQVMKASKGQAKPELVNELLKKQLAASS; encoded by the coding sequence ATGCCCGCCAGTCCCAAGCCTGCCAGTTCGCTTTCTTCAGCCCTGCGCGAGAAATATGAGCCGGTGATCGGGCTGGAGGTGCACGTTCAACTGCTCACGCAGACCAAGATTTTCTGTGGCTGCTCCACTCAGTTTGGCGCTCCGCCCAACACAAATGTCTGCCCAGTATGCCTGGGACTGCCCGGCGCACTGCCGGTACTCAACAAGCGCGCGGTAGAGTTTGCCGTGCTGGCTTCACAGGCACTGAATTGCCAGGTGCGAGAGACTTCAATCTTTGCCCGCAAGAATTATTTTTATCCTGACCTGCCCAAGGGCTACCAGATTTCGCAGTTTGATAAGCCGCTGGCCGAACATGGCTATATTGAGATTACGCAAGCAGGCGGCGGCAGTAAGAAAATCGGCATCACGCGGTTGCACATGGAAGAGGATGCGGGCAAGAGCATTCACGACGGTCTGGTCGATTCGAATACCTATACGTCGATTGACTTGAACCGTAGCGGGACGCCGCTGGTGGAAATAGTCAGCGAGCCTGACATGCGATCGGCGGATGAGGCGTTTGAATACCTGACGCTGCTGAAAGAGATCATCCTGTACACGGGCGTGAGCGATTGCAATATGGAAGAAGGATCGCTGCGCTGCGATGCCAATGTAAGCGTACGTCCGCGCGGAGAGGAAAAGTTCGGTACCAAGGCGGAAATCAAGAACGTGAATTCCTTCCGCTTTATCCGCGACGCCATTGAGTATGAGATTGACCGGCAGATTGAAGCGCTGGAAGCGGGCGAGCGCATTCAGCAGGAAACGCGTCTCTATAATGCCCAGGAAGGCCGGACCTACAGCATGCGATCCAAAGAGCAGGCGCATGACTATCGCTACTTTCCCGAGCCTGATCTGCTGCCGCTGGTGGTGGATGCACGAAAGCAGGAGGGAATCAGGAAGACTTTGCCGGAATTGCCGGAAGCGCGCCGCAAGCGCATGGTGGCCGACTATGGCATTACTGAGTATGACGCTCGGGTCTTGACAGTGACAAAGTCGCTGGCCGACCAGTTTGAAGAGGCCGCCAAAGCGGCAAAGAATCCCAAGCGCGTGGCGAACCTGGTACAGGGCGAACTGATGGGCCGATTAAAAGCGGCAAGCCTGGAGATTGAACAGTCCCCTATTTCAATGAAAGGCGTGGCGCTGTCCGCTGATCTGGCGGAGTCGGGTGCTATTTCCAGCAAGATCCTCAAAGATCTTTACGACAAGGCATTTGCTTCTCATGAAGATTTTCCCGCAGTCTATGAGCGGGAAAAGCCGCAGCAGATTACGGATGTAGCAGCTCTGGAAAAGATCATCGACGAAATCATTGCCGCAAATCCGAAACAACTGGAACAATACCGCGCCGGTAAGACGACCATCCTAGGATTTTTTGTAGGCCAGGTGATGAAGGCGTCAAAAGGGCAGGCCAAGCCGGAGCTGGTGAATGAGTTGCTGAAGAAGCAACTAGCAGCTAGCAGCTAG
- a CDS encoding four helix bundle protein yields MKDFRDFKVWEKAHELVLATYRATETFPKHEMFGLVSRIRRCSSSIPANIAEGCGRLGNSELHRFLQIACGSANEMEYHLLLAKDLGYLNEEAYLILDQQLAEVKRMLVALTRKVGSERKS; encoded by the coding sequence ATGAAAGATTTTCGCGACTTCAAAGTCTGGGAAAAAGCTCACGAACTGGTCCTCGCAACGTATCGCGCAACAGAGACATTTCCCAAGCATGAAATGTTCGGCTTAGTAAGCCGGATTAGAAGGTGTAGTTCTTCCATTCCTGCAAATATAGCTGAGGGGTGTGGGCGGCTCGGCAATTCAGAACTTCATAGATTCCTTCAGATTGCTTGTGGTTCGGCAAATGAGATGGAATATCACCTCCTGCTTGCAAAGGACCTTGGCTATTTGAATGAGGAGGCATATCTCATTCTCGACCAGCAACTCGCCGAGGTGAAGAGAATGTTGGTTGCACTAACACGTAAAGTTGGCTCGGAACGAAAATCTTAA
- a CDS encoding DUF3108 domain-containing protein: MIQTRDRIFLRAICALLALGGLAASFASSPQAKKPGPAEPSRPARATEQSELVAPSVAHPRAEYQFPIGQTYVYSGEWRVFNAGIATLRMEQAGRENRIVAAADAAGTVSLLYHVQDRLESFFDPLTFCSHNTSRHIEEGFRRVESNISFDYQRGKAVLDHKNIKKKESKHEEHDIPGCVTDMLSSIYYVASLPLLPAKTYSFPINDGGATVTVMVHVEAREQVKTPAGTFNAIRVQPETSSPLLRDKGKIWVWYSDDAARVPVQMRARLSWGTLTFYLLRIEKK, from the coding sequence TTGATCCAAACTCGTGATCGCATTTTTTTGCGCGCCATCTGCGCCTTGCTGGCGCTGGGTGGCCTGGCAGCCTCCTTTGCGTCTTCACCTCAGGCAAAGAAGCCAGGCCCCGCGGAACCCTCTCGCCCCGCTCGCGCAACGGAACAGAGCGAGCTTGTCGCACCGTCAGTAGCTCACCCGCGTGCGGAATATCAATTCCCCATTGGGCAAACCTACGTCTATAGCGGAGAATGGCGAGTTTTCAACGCCGGGATTGCCACACTGCGTATGGAGCAGGCTGGCCGGGAGAATCGAATTGTTGCCGCAGCCGATGCCGCCGGGACCGTCTCTCTGCTGTACCACGTTCAGGACCGGCTGGAATCTTTTTTCGATCCCTTAACTTTTTGCTCTCACAACACGTCCCGCCACATTGAAGAAGGTTTCCGGCGTGTGGAAAGCAACATCTCATTCGATTACCAGCGCGGCAAAGCCGTGCTTGATCACAAGAACATCAAGAAGAAAGAAAGCAAGCATGAAGAACATGACATTCCCGGCTGCGTGACGGACATGCTCTCTTCCATCTATTACGTGGCATCTTTGCCCTTGCTGCCAGCCAAAACCTACAGTTTCCCTATCAATGATGGCGGCGCAACTGTAACGGTCATGGTCCATGTGGAAGCGCGAGAGCAGGTGAAAACGCCCGCTGGGACTTTCAACGCGATCCGCGTGCAGCCGGAAACTTCATCGCCCCTACTCAGGGACAAAGGAAAAATCTGGGTCTGGTACTCAGACGATGCAGCACGCGTTCCCGTACAGATGCGCGCGCGACTCTCCTGGGGAACTCTCACTTTCTACCTGTTGCGGATTGAAAAAAAATGA
- a CDS encoding ComEC/Rec2 family competence protein: MKAQPRAPLALAAAVFACGIWLSIHWQVSTALWGWAAAPLALCTIVAVAIKSLRPAQAAALLALVCAGAFARIATPAPRLFVPPAEFFREGPATSGENKVEIVAHVTNDGALLANDESRERFEMETESIELDGTKFLQPVGIRATVYDAPGATLKYGERIRLRARLKLPHNFGNPGAFDYEGYLRGRGITALASVKADEIEVLPGTSGSRFGFWRSRVRNSILQHIHQSGLWGREESAIFSAMIMGDDSMLLRNVREEFQQTGVYHLLVVSGMNVALLAFAIFWLARRLRLPQWPASLLTIALSVFYAYIAGMGVPIMRAVLMLSLFLVARLLYRDRSGLNATGFAVLAVLTLSPMALFEPGFQLTFLALLGITGISVPLLDRTSNPYRQALSHLDTTAYDLSVDPKIAQFRLDLRLIAGRLARFFGLRLARIMVTGAASGLLMLYELGLVSAVTQAAVVLPMRAYFHRAAILGLAANILVLPLAGIMLNSGVIAIALSYISMPFAHLAARIASVALHWTIACVDWVAHFHISHWRVPDPAPLLVFLAAAGILLALITVRRQRAIALAGTVVLFVSSGIVAVYQSGAKAESGKLEITAIDVGQGDSILVISPQGRTMLIDGGGSIGPVRSEFDFGEDVVAPYLWSRGLDHLDVVALTHAHGDHIGGLPSIIEDFHPSELWVGINPETPELMDLYAAASAQHIPIQKHVAGEEFDWSGTKIRVLSPPADWQPKPNRANDDSLALLIGYGETRALLAGDLERNMEQYVAAESPQADLLKVPHHGSATSTSSALLAAVHPQFAVISAGYQNPFGHPRKVVLDRLQIYRVKTYRTDLQGAVTFLLDGKHVEPRLHSQ; this comes from the coding sequence ATGAAAGCCCAACCCCGCGCCCCTCTTGCTTTAGCCGCCGCAGTGTTCGCATGCGGAATCTGGTTGTCGATCCACTGGCAGGTATCTACTGCGCTGTGGGGATGGGCAGCAGCGCCGCTGGCTCTTTGCACGATTGTCGCGGTTGCGATCAAGAGTTTGCGCCCCGCACAGGCTGCGGCTTTGCTCGCGCTGGTATGCGCCGGAGCATTCGCACGCATCGCCACGCCGGCTCCTCGGCTGTTTGTTCCTCCGGCAGAGTTTTTCCGGGAAGGTCCCGCGACATCCGGGGAAAACAAGGTTGAAATTGTTGCGCACGTTACCAATGATGGCGCATTGCTGGCGAATGACGAATCGCGAGAACGATTTGAGATGGAGACCGAATCCATTGAACTGGATGGCACAAAGTTTCTTCAGCCTGTAGGGATACGCGCAACGGTCTACGATGCTCCGGGCGCAACTCTGAAATACGGAGAGCGTATCCGGCTGCGCGCAAGACTGAAGCTACCCCACAATTTCGGCAATCCGGGAGCGTTCGACTACGAGGGCTACCTGCGCGGGCGAGGAATCACAGCGCTGGCTTCAGTGAAAGCCGACGAGATTGAAGTCCTTCCGGGGACATCGGGCAGCCGCTTTGGATTCTGGCGCAGCCGCGTCCGTAATAGCATCCTGCAGCATATTCACCAGAGCGGTCTCTGGGGTCGCGAAGAATCTGCCATTTTTTCCGCCATGATCATGGGCGACGATTCAATGCTTCTGCGCAATGTGCGCGAAGAGTTCCAACAGACCGGCGTCTACCACCTGCTGGTGGTTTCCGGCATGAATGTGGCGTTACTGGCATTTGCGATCTTCTGGCTGGCGCGTCGGCTTCGCCTTCCGCAATGGCCAGCATCGCTGCTCACCATCGCGCTCTCCGTGTTCTATGCCTACATTGCCGGCATGGGCGTGCCGATCATGCGTGCGGTGCTCATGCTTTCGCTGTTTCTGGTGGCGCGTCTTCTCTATCGCGACCGCAGCGGTCTGAATGCAACTGGCTTCGCCGTTCTGGCGGTGCTCACACTTTCGCCCATGGCCCTATTTGAGCCCGGATTTCAACTGACCTTTCTGGCGCTTTTGGGGATCACTGGTATCAGCGTGCCACTGCTGGATCGAACGTCCAATCCTTATCGACAGGCACTCTCGCACCTTGACACAACGGCTTACGATCTCAGCGTTGATCCCAAAATTGCCCAGTTTCGCCTGGATTTACGGCTCATAGCGGGCAGGCTGGCGCGGTTCTTTGGCCTGCGGCTCGCGCGAATAATGGTCACCGGCGCGGCCTCCGGCCTATTGATGCTTTATGAGCTGGGATTGGTCTCGGCCGTTACGCAGGCAGCCGTGGTACTGCCCATGCGCGCATATTTTCATCGCGCAGCAATCCTTGGACTTGCCGCCAATATCCTGGTTCTCCCTTTGGCTGGAATCATGCTCAACTCGGGCGTTATCGCTATTGCTCTGAGCTACATTTCCATGCCTTTTGCGCACCTTGCTGCCAGAATCGCGTCAGTTGCGTTGCACTGGACGATTGCCTGCGTTGACTGGGTCGCGCATTTCCACATCTCGCACTGGCGTGTGCCCGATCCTGCTCCGCTGCTGGTATTTCTCGCGGCGGCTGGAATCCTTCTGGCCTTGATAACGGTGCGCCGGCAACGTGCAATCGCACTGGCGGGCACGGTGGTGTTGTTTGTTTCCAGCGGCATCGTCGCCGTTTACCAGTCCGGAGCAAAAGCCGAAAGCGGCAAGCTGGAGATTACCGCCATCGATGTGGGCCAGGGCGATTCCATTCTTGTGATTTCCCCTCAGGGGCGAACGATGCTGATCGATGGCGGCGGCAGCATCGGTCCGGTGCGCAGTGAATTCGATTTCGGCGAAGATGTGGTAGCGCCCTATCTTTGGTCCCGAGGATTGGACCACCTTGACGTGGTTGCGCTAACGCATGCGCACGGAGACCACATCGGCGGCTTGCCCAGCATCATTGAAGATTTTCACCCATCGGAATTGTGGGTTGGCATTAATCCTGAAACACCTGAGTTAATGGACCTCTACGCCGCCGCTTCAGCGCAGCACATTCCCATCCAGAAACATGTTGCGGGCGAAGAGTTTGATTGGAGCGGAACGAAGATCCGCGTCCTTTCGCCACCGGCAGATTGGCAACCGAAACCAAATCGTGCGAATGACGACTCGTTGGCTTTGTTGATTGGCTATGGAGAGACAAGGGCGTTGCTGGCCGGCGATCTGGAAAGAAATATGGAGCAGTATGTGGCGGCAGAATCTCCGCAGGCTGATCTACTAAAAGTTCCGCATCATGGCAGCGCCACATCAACTTCATCGGCGCTGCTCGCCGCTGTCCATCCGCAGTTTGCGGTGATTTCCGCGGGATATCAGAATCCGTTTGGACATCCGCGAAAAGTAGTGCTGGATCGACTGCAGATCTATCGCGTTAAAACCTATCGCACAGACCTGCAGGGTGCGGTGACATTTCTGCTGGACGGAAAACACGTTGAACCGCGGCTTCATTCGCAATGA
- the lpxK gene encoding tetraacyldisaccharide 4'-kinase, with the protein MNPFSAIFGAGVAMRNALYDRRIFQVKKLSRPVISIGNISVGGSGKTPFVIALGQLLAERGITFDVLSRGYGRTSTEIAAVDPNGSSAQFGDEPLLIARKLRAPVIVGADRYQAGLLAEQKFSTKLHLLDDGFQHRRLHRDFDIVLLPSEDQTGSLLPTGRLREPISALSRADSVVLTDSQVPPIGSTSILRARRVIEIPAAAEKAIAFSGIARPQQFLDGLKSSGMEIAGTLTFRDHHRYDQREIDRLLALKKQTKADSFITTEKDLINLGTLATQLSPLMTAGLRIELKSSQQVLTEIIKIIEQRSGQQIQPPA; encoded by the coding sequence ATGAACCCATTCTCGGCCATCTTCGGCGCGGGCGTTGCGATGCGAAATGCCTTATATGATCGCCGCATCTTTCAGGTAAAAAAGCTGTCGCGGCCGGTTATCAGCATTGGGAACATCTCCGTTGGCGGCAGTGGCAAAACGCCTTTCGTGATCGCGCTGGGACAGTTGTTGGCAGAGCGCGGGATCACCTTTGACGTCCTCTCTCGCGGATACGGACGCACTTCCACCGAAATTGCCGCGGTCGATCCTAACGGTTCATCCGCGCAGTTTGGCGATGAGCCTCTGTTGATCGCTCGCAAACTGCGGGCACCCGTGATTGTTGGGGCTGACCGTTATCAGGCTGGCCTTCTGGCCGAACAGAAATTCTCCACCAAGCTGCACTTGTTAGATGATGGCTTTCAACATCGCCGCCTGCATCGCGATTTTGATATTGTCCTCTTGCCTTCCGAAGACCAGACAGGATCTTTGCTGCCTACAGGCCGCTTGCGCGAACCGATCAGCGCATTAAGCCGAGCGGATTCCGTTGTCCTAACCGATTCTCAAGTACCGCCAATTGGATCCACAAGCATTTTGCGTGCCCGCCGGGTCATTGAAATCCCTGCCGCTGCGGAAAAAGCAATCGCTTTTTCCGGAATTGCGCGACCCCAGCAGTTCCTTGACGGGTTGAAATCTTCAGGGATGGAAATCGCTGGGACGCTCACTTTCCGCGACCATCATCGCTACGACCAGCGCGAGATAGACCGTCTGCTCGCCCTTAAAAAACAAACCAAAGCAGACAGTTTCATCACCACGGAAAAAGACCTGATCAATCTGGGAACTCTCGCCACGCAACTTTCCCCGCTTATGACGGCGGGGCTTCGAATTGAGCTGAAATCGTCTCAGCAGGTGTTAACAGAGATCATTAAGATCATTGAACAGCGCTCAGGCCAGCAGATTCAGCCTCCGGCATGA
- a CDS encoding 3-deoxy-D-manno-octulosonic acid transferase → MYVFYSLLLACAALLSLPWWIIQMLRLGKYRSGLAERLGFVPARLNDAQPGSIWVHAVSVGEVLAVSQLINDLKQQNPDRQIFVSTTTATGQALARQRFGESRVFFMPLDFGFAVRRYLNALKPQLIVIAETEFWPNLLHLAGKRQTSLAIVNARISDRSYPRYRRFKWFFGRVLSEVDLFLAQTTVDAERLREIGAPTERVRVSGNLKFDIRPSAQTVLVTGLRAAIDKESPIIVCGSTAEGEEELLLAAFKTVQQQFPKAVMVMAPRHPERFEKVAALISTEGFVLQRRTLWQPPQAIRSGIFLLDSVGELAAIYELADIAFVGGSMVPTGGHNILEPAQYGAAILVGPHTFNFREVVSIFEQGKAVKTVTAETLGTQFLSLLGHPDELQRMGRLAKDLFSKHAGATRRTLDALAPLLKHQESAR, encoded by the coding sequence ATGTATGTTTTCTACAGTTTGCTTCTGGCCTGTGCGGCGCTGCTCTCGCTGCCATGGTGGATCATTCAGATGCTCCGCCTGGGCAAATACCGCTCCGGACTGGCGGAGCGCCTCGGTTTTGTCCCTGCTCGATTGAATGATGCCCAGCCCGGATCTATATGGGTGCATGCCGTTTCCGTGGGCGAAGTGCTGGCGGTAAGCCAGTTGATCAATGACCTGAAGCAGCAAAATCCCGATCGGCAGATTTTTGTCTCGACCACCACAGCCACCGGCCAGGCGCTGGCGCGCCAGCGCTTTGGCGAAAGCCGCGTTTTCTTCATGCCGCTAGATTTTGGCTTTGCTGTCCGAAGATATCTGAATGCTTTGAAGCCGCAGCTGATCGTGATCGCAGAAACCGAGTTCTGGCCCAACCTGCTCCATCTGGCCGGCAAGCGGCAGACGTCGCTGGCAATCGTGAATGCGCGCATCTCTGACCGCTCATACCCCCGTTACAGGCGCTTCAAATGGTTCTTTGGACGCGTACTCTCTGAAGTGGATTTGTTTCTGGCGCAAACAACAGTAGACGCCGAGCGTCTGCGCGAAATTGGCGCTCCCACTGAACGTGTGCGAGTCAGCGGCAATTTGAAATTCGATATTCGCCCAAGTGCTCAAACCGTGTTGGTGACCGGCCTGCGGGCAGCTATCGACAAAGAGTCGCCAATAATCGTCTGCGGCAGCACCGCTGAAGGCGAAGAAGAGCTGCTGCTGGCGGCATTCAAGACAGTCCAGCAGCAATTCCCCAAGGCCGTGATGGTCATGGCGCCACGGCATCCTGAGCGGTTTGAAAAAGTGGCAGCTTTGATTTCGACAGAGGGCTTTGTTCTTCAGCGCCGTACTCTTTGGCAACCGCCGCAAGCGATTCGCAGCGGCATCTTCCTGCTGGATAGCGTTGGGGAACTCGCCGCAATTTATGAACTGGCGGACATCGCGTTTGTGGGCGGCAGCATGGTTCCCACGGGTGGCCACAATATTCTTGAACCCGCGCAGTACGGCGCTGCCATTCTGGTGGGACCGCATACTTTTAATTTCCGCGAGGTCGTCAGCATCTTTGAGCAAGGCAAGGCAGTAAAGACCGTTACGGCTGAAACTCTTGGCACACAGTTTCTCTCATTATTGGGCCATCCCGATGAACTACAGCGCATGGGTCGCCTTGCAAAAGATTTATTTAGCAAACATGCCGGAGCCACGCGGCGCACCCTGGACGCTCTGGCCCCGCTGTTGAAGCATCAAGAGAGTGCCCGATGA
- a CDS encoding DUF2007 domain-containing protein — MSTQPKSDPELVEVFDTMQESEAMVVHGLLTSAGVESVVTNLQAPQDVFPGVGGISVRVNPAQAEEARRLIEDYRANPASEDDSSPLDDDKNQS, encoded by the coding sequence ATGAGCACACAGCCGAAATCTGATCCGGAACTGGTGGAAGTATTTGACACAATGCAGGAATCAGAGGCCATGGTCGTGCACGGACTCCTGACCTCCGCCGGTGTTGAGTCGGTAGTTACCAACCTGCAGGCGCCGCAGGACGTTTTTCCGGGTGTGGGCGGCATTTCCGTTCGTGTAAATCCGGCCCAGGCAGAAGAGGCGCGGCGACTGATTGAGGACTATCGCGCCAATCCAGCGTCAGAAGATGATTCTTCACCGCTCGATGATGATAAGAACCAAAGCTAG
- a CDS encoding response regulator transcription factor, producing MRILIIEDEPKIARSLSEGFEAEHFAVDLAEDGEKGLELATEMRYDGIVLDWNLPRMDGLSLLRKLRQAGSTTRVLILSGRREVADRVAGLQAGADDYLVKPFSFQELLARMQTLLRRAQETSEILKVGDLVLDPQRHMVERAGKPIKLSQREYALLEYLMRNVGRTVTRTMVVEHVWNLWFDGLTSVVDVYISYLRAKIDHNFSPPLIHTVRGVGFMLSAEPKLEKKEK from the coding sequence GTGCGCATCCTGATTATTGAAGACGAACCTAAGATTGCCCGCAGCCTGTCAGAAGGCTTTGAAGCGGAGCACTTTGCCGTGGACCTGGCGGAGGATGGCGAAAAAGGCCTGGAACTGGCGACCGAGATGCGCTACGACGGCATTGTTCTGGACTGGAACCTGCCTCGCATGGATGGTCTTTCTCTTCTGCGAAAATTGCGGCAAGCGGGATCTACCACTCGCGTGCTGATTTTAAGCGGCCGCCGTGAAGTGGCTGATCGCGTGGCAGGACTGCAAGCCGGCGCCGATGACTACTTGGTTAAGCCATTTTCTTTTCAGGAATTGCTGGCGCGGATGCAGACTCTTCTTCGGCGAGCCCAGGAAACGTCTGAGATCCTTAAGGTCGGCGACTTGGTGCTTGATCCGCAGCGCCACATGGTCGAGCGCGCCGGCAAACCCATCAAGCTCAGCCAGCGCGAATATGCGCTGCTGGAGTACCTGATGCGCAATGTTGGACGCACAGTGACGCGCACCATGGTGGTGGAACACGTTTGGAATTTATGGTTTGATGGCCTCACCAGCGTGGTGGACGTTTACATCAGCTATCTGCGCGCCAAGATTGATCATAATTTCTCTCCGCCACTGATTCATACGGTGCGCGGCGTGGGGTTCATGCTTTCCGCCGAGCCCAAGCTGGAGAAAAAAGAAAAGTAG
- a CDS encoding adenylyltransferase/cytidyltransferase family protein, which translates to MAATTKKVFSTAELAEQVRQWRLAGDKVILTNGCFDLLHVGHVRYLRAAKQLGGRLIVAVNSDASTRALKGEGRPRVPGDERAEILAALSDVDAVTLFDSLDVTELIRLLRPDIHAKGTDYTEENVPERDVVIACGGRVAIVGDPKDHSTTELLRNKVLRREWPKS; encoded by the coding sequence CTGGCTGCCACCACAAAAAAAGTATTTTCAACCGCTGAACTGGCAGAGCAGGTGCGGCAATGGCGTTTGGCCGGGGACAAGGTCATCCTTACCAATGGATGTTTTGATCTTCTTCACGTAGGTCATGTCCGCTATCTGCGCGCCGCCAAGCAGCTGGGCGGAAGGCTCATTGTCGCGGTGAATTCAGATGCGAGCACGCGAGCACTGAAAGGTGAAGGCCGGCCTCGCGTTCCCGGTGACGAACGTGCGGAAATCCTGGCAGCGCTCAGTGATGTTGACGCCGTTACACTCTTTGATTCGCTGGACGTGACCGAACTTATACGCTTGCTGCGCCCGGACATTCACGCCAAAGGCACTGACTACACTGAAGAGAATGTGCCGGAACGCGATGTGGTAATTGCCTGCGGCGGGCGTGTCGCCATTGTCGGCGATCCTAAAGACCACTCCACTACCGAGTTGCTGAGAAATAAAGTACTGAGGCGGGAATGGCCAAAATCCTGA
- a CDS encoding isoprenylcysteine carboxylmethyltransferase family protein: MPSWSRIATRSRVPLGFVFAAAYFWLARPTWISLGAGFAVAAVGVLVRALASGHIRKNAELATTGPYAYTRNPLYLGSIIIAIGFIIAARNLWIGIGALAMFAFIYLPVITAEEKYLRSAFPGYDSYAKEVPRFLPRLTPYRAEAEVVDGATHFSSALYLRHREYNAALGAALMLGALVLKMLVKH, translated from the coding sequence ATGCCTAGCTGGTCGCGGATTGCCACTCGGTCACGCGTGCCTCTGGGCTTTGTTTTCGCAGCCGCATATTTCTGGCTCGCGCGGCCAACGTGGATTTCTCTGGGCGCAGGTTTTGCCGTGGCAGCCGTGGGCGTTCTGGTCCGCGCTCTTGCCTCAGGACACATACGCAAAAACGCCGAGCTTGCCACCACAGGCCCGTACGCTTACACGCGCAATCCGCTCTATCTTGGTTCCATCATCATTGCCATAGGTTTCATCATTGCAGCCCGTAATCTCTGGATTGGTATTGGCGCGCTGGCAATGTTTGCCTTTATCTATCTTCCGGTGATTACCGCCGAGGAAAAATATCTGCGATCGGCATTCCCCGGCTATGATTCTTACGCCAAAGAAGTGCCGCGCTTTTTGCCGCGCCTCACACCGTACCGCGCAGAAGCCGAAGTGGTTGACGGCGCAACACATTTTTCTTCAGCGCTTTATCTTCGGCATCGCGAGTACAATGCCGCCTTGGGTGCGGCGCTGATGCTGGGCGCTCTTGTGCTGAAAATGCTGGTAAAACATTGA